In Helianthus annuus cultivar XRQ/B chromosome 8, HanXRQr2.0-SUNRISE, whole genome shotgun sequence, a single genomic region encodes these proteins:
- the LOC118481240 gene encoding uncharacterized protein LOC118481240, producing MDLKWQMAMITLRLKKFQDKTGKRLGLGKAGFDKSKLRCYNCKNLGHFKRDCPMLKEGNSEATPAAKQITAEENKSNASPSTPKALVVEDYDWSEEITEAKEQVNKALMAKISSESSAKHFEKQTTGIPTGNNDADQGLKGILPSVESGDKAEKDAEKGKDKVQATAMKADASKEKADKDLIPLSVKKMCAMMMETAEGQK from the exons atggatctgaaatggcaaatggccatgatcactCTGAGATTGAAGAAGTTTCAAGACAAGACAGGCAAGCGATTAGGTCTTGGAAAAGCtggttttgacaagtctaagCTGAGGTGCTACAACTGTAAGAATCTTGGACACTTCAAGCGTGACTGTCCGATGTTGAAAGAGGGAAACAGTGAAGCTACTCCTGCTGCTAAACAGATCACTGCCGAAGAGAACAAAAGCAACGCTTCTCCCAGCACGCCAAAGGCTTTGGTTGTTGAAGACTATGACTGGAGCGAAGAGATCACTGAAGCTAAGGAACAAGTCAACAAAGCCCTGATGGCCAAAATCTCTAGTGAATCATCTGCAAAGCACTTTGAGAAGCAGACAACGGGAATCCCAACTGGGAACAATGATGCTGACCAGGGATTGAAAGGTATTCTGCCTTCAGTGGAGTCTGGTGATAAAGCTGAAAAAGATGCTGAGAAAGGAAAGGATAAAGTTCAAGCTACAGCCATGAAAGCAGATGCATCAAAAGAGAAGGCTgacaaagacttg ATTCCATTgagtgtaaagaagatgtgtgcgatgatGATGGAGACTGCGGAGGGTCAAAAATAG